From a region of the Mycolicibacterium sp. MU0050 genome:
- a CDS encoding IS3 family transposase (programmed frameshift) produces MARPYPREFRDDVVRVARNRDDGVTIEQIATDFGVHPMTLQKWLRQADIDEGAKPGKTTGESGELREARRRIKLLEQENEVLRRAAAYLSQANLPKRIYPLVKELAADGIPVAVTCRVLKLARQPYYRWLASPVTDAERVEAYRVNALFDAHRDDPEFGYRYLVEEARDAGEPMAERTAWRICSQNQLWSVFGKNRGKNGKPGPPVHDDLVERDFTADAPNQLWLSDITEHRTGEGKLYLCAIKDVYSNRIVGYSIDSRMKSRLATRALHSAVARRGDVAGCILHSDRGSQFRSRRFVHALHHHEMVGSMGRVGAAGDNAAMESFFSLLQKNVLDRRRWDTREQLRIAIVTWIERTYHRRRRQAGLGRLTPVEFEAIMTTPASQAA; encoded by the exons ATGGCAAGGCCCTATCCCCGTGAGTTCCGCGACGACGTCGTGCGCGTGGCCCGCAATCGCGATGACGGGGTGACGATCGAGCAGATCGCCACCGATTTCGGGGTGCACCCGATGACGCTGCAGAAATGGCTCCGTCAGGCCGACATTGACGAGGGCGCCAAGCCCGGCAAGACCACCGGCGAGTCCGGTGAGCTGCGTGAGGCCCGGCGGCGGATCAAGCTGCTCGAGCAGGAAAACGAGGTCCTGCGCCGTGCCGCGGCGTATCTGTCGCAGGCCAACCTGCCG AAAAGGATCTACCCGCTCGTGAAAGAGCTCGCCGCCGACGGGATCCCCGTCGCGGTGACGTGCCGGGTCCTCAAGCTCGCTCGCCAACCGTATTACCGCTGGCTGGCCTCCCCTGTCACCGACGCCGAACGCGTCGAGGCCTACCGCGTCAACGCCCTTTTCGACGCGCACCGCGATGATCCGGAGTTCGGATATCGCTACCTGGTCGAGGAGGCCCGCGACGCTGGCGAGCCGATGGCCGAGCGCACCGCCTGGCGCATCTGCTCCCAGAACCAACTGTGGAGCGTGTTCGGCAAAAACCGCGGCAAGAACGGCAAGCCCGGCCCACCGGTCCACGACGATCTCGTCGAACGCGACTTCACCGCCGACGCGCCGAATCAGTTGTGGCTCAGCGATATCACCGAGCACCGTACCGGTGAGGGCAAGCTTTACCTGTGCGCCATCAAAGATGTGTACTCCAACAGGATCGTCGGCTACTCCATTGACTCCCGAATGAAGTCCCGACTGGCCACCCGTGCACTGCACAGCGCGGTGGCCCGACGCGGAGATGTCGCGGGATGCATCCTACATTCGGATCGAGGATCTCAGTTTCGCTCAAGGCGATTCGTGCACGCACTGCACCATCACGAGATGGTCGGCTCGATGGGCCGTGTCGGCGCGGCCGGCGACAACGCTGCCATGGAGAGCTTCTTTTCCCTGCTGCAGAAGAACGTGCTCGACCGCCGCCGCTGGGACACCCGCGAGCAACTCCGAATCGCGATCGTCACCTGGATCGAACGCACCTACCACCGACGCCGCCGACAAGCCGGCCTCGGCCGGTTGACCCCGGTGGAATTCGAAGCCATCATGACCACACCGGCCAGTCAGGCCGCGTGA
- a CDS encoding Eco57I restriction-modification methylase domain-containing protein: MTSTLFLQARPVESIDDLLDPQTGRLIDAGEDDGKPIEAVSKAVSAVFRADEPPAFVVVQAGQWLLLAEAERWAEGRYLAVDLLVVAERRDDKRGGELDRVAAMLGRHALLPDADGNIWWTGVLEDSIKHTVGVSKDLREGIRLSVEIIANDVVRRREAEGLPLDQIDPQELAKHALRFLYRILFLLYAEAAPELRVLPAGAPEYGEGYGLDRLRELTLTELVSPAARNGTHLYESLATLYRLVDRGHTPKTTDVADDPAPGLEFNALRADLFAPAATALIDEVGLSNEATQQVLEHLLLSKQSKGRKGADRGFISYAELGINQLGAVYEGLMSYTGFFAAEDLYEVAKNGDPEKGSWVVPVTRADHLSKSDFVTTIDEATGEKVPVVHKAGTFVFRLAGRERQQSASYYTPEVLTKFVVSQALAELLDQDGERTSAEQILQLTICEPALGSGAFAIEAVRQLGAEYLKRRQEELGEVIDADQYQVELQKVKAYLALHQVYGVDLNATAVELAEISLWLDTMVAGLQAPWFGLHLRRGNSLIGARRAVYAPNLLAKKEWLKTPPKDVPLGEEIGTGIHHFLLPSQGWGAVIDTPEAKTYAPEKREELRQWRNGIRSNPNAAIKKRLAALAQRVETLWEFTLRRLTIAESEIRRDIDVCGLEQQEQSHAVTREQIEAVLHDENGAYRRLRRAMDAWCALWSWPLTTDIEPPDWDQWVGGLEALLGVPPKAGKFEKYGQTSLASDVSWTELDDAEDADRIFSQEIPVEKLLDGFPWMRVSQSIAETQGFFHWELDFAPIFARGGFDLQVGNPPWVRPDWDEAGVLAEVDPWWQLADKPAEAVKRRKREEAFAQTGALAEFMDERAEQAGLKEHLGSGLDRPVLAGLQPDLYRCFMERTWRSMSPSGVVGLIHPDSHFTELRAKGLRQEAYRRLRRHFQFKNNAYVFREISDKRDFGIHVYGAIRGDVNFLHAGWIYHPVVLERSFNHDGSGQPPGVRDENDNWDMRSHRERIVRVDEAVLASWAALIDEPGTSPTEARMLYPVNRASAKVLERIAAAPRLGEVGFEWTRGWEEPGDRDLGFYKSASAVADRWEDVILQGPHLGLLHE; this comes from the coding sequence GTGACGAGCACCCTGTTCCTGCAGGCGCGGCCGGTCGAGTCGATCGACGACCTGCTCGACCCGCAGACCGGTCGGCTCATCGACGCCGGCGAAGACGACGGCAAGCCGATCGAGGCGGTCTCCAAAGCGGTGTCCGCGGTGTTTCGCGCCGACGAACCACCGGCATTTGTCGTGGTGCAGGCCGGCCAGTGGCTGCTGCTGGCCGAGGCCGAGCGGTGGGCCGAAGGCCGCTACCTGGCCGTCGACCTGCTGGTGGTGGCCGAGCGGCGCGACGACAAACGCGGCGGCGAACTCGATCGCGTCGCAGCGATGCTGGGACGCCACGCGCTGCTGCCCGATGCCGACGGAAACATCTGGTGGACAGGAGTTCTCGAAGACTCCATCAAACACACCGTCGGCGTGTCGAAGGACCTGCGCGAAGGCATCCGGCTGTCGGTCGAGATCATCGCCAACGACGTGGTGCGACGACGTGAAGCCGAAGGGCTCCCGCTGGACCAGATCGACCCCCAAGAACTCGCCAAGCACGCGCTGCGCTTCCTGTATCGAATCCTGTTTCTGCTGTACGCCGAAGCCGCCCCGGAGCTACGGGTACTGCCGGCCGGGGCACCCGAATACGGCGAAGGCTACGGGCTGGACCGGCTGCGTGAACTTACGTTGACCGAGCTCGTCTCACCGGCCGCCAGAAACGGCACCCACCTCTACGAATCGCTGGCGACCCTGTACCGGCTCGTTGACCGCGGCCACACCCCCAAGACCACTGACGTCGCCGACGATCCCGCGCCTGGCCTGGAGTTCAACGCGCTGCGCGCCGATCTATTCGCGCCGGCTGCGACCGCGCTGATCGATGAGGTCGGATTGAGCAACGAGGCCACCCAGCAGGTGCTCGAACATCTGCTGCTGTCGAAGCAGTCCAAGGGCCGCAAGGGCGCCGACCGCGGCTTCATCTCATACGCGGAACTCGGAATCAACCAGCTGGGCGCGGTGTACGAGGGTCTGATGTCCTACACCGGCTTCTTCGCCGCCGAGGATCTCTACGAGGTCGCCAAGAACGGTGATCCGGAGAAGGGGTCGTGGGTGGTGCCCGTGACGCGTGCCGACCACCTGTCCAAATCCGACTTCGTCACCACGATCGACGAGGCGACCGGGGAGAAGGTCCCCGTCGTCCACAAGGCCGGGACGTTCGTGTTCCGGTTGGCCGGACGCGAGCGCCAGCAGTCGGCCTCGTACTACACCCCCGAGGTGCTGACGAAGTTCGTTGTGTCGCAGGCGTTGGCGGAACTGCTCGATCAGGACGGGGAGCGCACCAGCGCCGAGCAGATACTGCAACTGACGATCTGCGAACCGGCGCTCGGATCCGGGGCGTTCGCGATCGAGGCGGTGCGGCAACTGGGCGCCGAATACCTGAAGCGTCGACAGGAGGAGCTGGGCGAGGTCATCGACGCCGACCAGTACCAGGTGGAGCTGCAGAAGGTGAAGGCCTACCTGGCGCTGCACCAGGTGTACGGGGTCGACCTCAACGCCACCGCCGTGGAACTCGCGGAGATCTCGCTCTGGCTCGACACCATGGTCGCTGGCCTGCAGGCGCCGTGGTTCGGCCTGCACCTGCGGCGCGGCAACTCCCTGATCGGTGCCCGCCGCGCGGTCTACGCACCGAACCTGCTGGCCAAAAAGGAGTGGCTGAAGACCCCGCCAAAGGATGTACCACTCGGTGAGGAGATCGGCACCGGCATCCACCACTTCCTGCTGCCATCGCAGGGTTGGGGAGCAGTCATCGACACACCGGAGGCGAAGACCTACGCGCCCGAGAAGCGAGAAGAATTGCGGCAGTGGCGCAACGGGATCCGGTCCAACCCGAACGCAGCAATCAAGAAGCGGTTGGCCGCCCTCGCACAGCGGGTGGAAACGCTGTGGGAGTTCACCCTGCGTCGACTCACCATCGCCGAGTCGGAGATCCGCCGCGACATTGACGTGTGCGGCCTCGAACAGCAGGAGCAGTCACACGCGGTGACCCGTGAGCAGATCGAAGCCGTGCTCCACGACGAGAACGGTGCCTACCGCCGTCTGCGACGTGCGATGGATGCCTGGTGCGCACTGTGGTCGTGGCCGCTGACCACCGATATCGAACCGCCCGACTGGGACCAATGGGTCGGCGGACTGGAAGCCCTGCTCGGTGTGCCGCCGAAGGCAGGAAAGTTCGAGAAGTACGGGCAGACCAGTCTCGCAAGCGATGTGAGTTGGACCGAGCTCGATGACGCAGAGGACGCCGATCGCATTTTCTCCCAAGAGATTCCGGTTGAAAAGCTGCTCGATGGATTCCCCTGGATGAGAGTGAGCCAGTCCATCGCTGAGACACAAGGCTTCTTTCACTGGGAGTTGGACTTCGCGCCGATTTTCGCCCGCGGTGGCTTCGATCTCCAGGTTGGGAATCCGCCGTGGGTACGCCCTGACTGGGACGAAGCTGGAGTGCTCGCGGAGGTCGATCCGTGGTGGCAGCTGGCCGACAAGCCCGCCGAGGCGGTTAAGCGCCGCAAACGGGAGGAAGCTTTCGCGCAGACCGGGGCGCTTGCTGAGTTCATGGACGAGCGGGCTGAACAGGCCGGCCTGAAGGAGCATCTCGGCTCTGGCCTGGATCGGCCCGTTCTGGCCGGACTACAACCGGACCTGTATCGCTGCTTCATGGAACGCACCTGGCGGTCCATGTCACCCAGCGGGGTTGTTGGTCTAATTCACCCCGACAGTCACTTCACCGAGTTGCGAGCGAAAGGCCTTCGGCAGGAGGCCTACCGGCGGCTCCGCAGGCATTTTCAATTCAAGAACAACGCATATGTGTTCCGTGAGATCAGCGACAAGCGTGACTTTGGTATCCACGTGTATGGAGCCATCCGCGGCGACGTCAACTTTCTCCACGCGGGATGGATCTACCACCCTGTCGTTCTCGAGCGGTCCTTCAATCATGACGGCTCCGGTCAGCCTCCAGGTGTCCGTGATGAGAACGATAACTGGGATATGCGGAGCCACCGGGAGCGAATCGTCCGAGTGGACGAGGCTGTCCTCGCCAGCTGGGCTGCATTAATCGACGAACCCGGGACCTCCCCGACCGAAGCGAGAATGTTGTATCCGGTTAATCGAGCTAGCGCGAAAGTACTCGAGAGGATCGCCGCCGCTCCGCGCCTTGGCGAAGTTGGTTTCGAGTGGACTCGGGGCTGGGAAGAGCCGGGCGACCGCGATCTGGGCTTCTACAAATCTGCGTCCGCTGTCGCTGACCGGTGGGAGGACGTGATTCTTCAAGGGCCTCACCTGGGTCTGCTGCACGAGTAG